A section of the Candidatus Omnitrophota bacterium genome encodes:
- a CDS encoding metallophosphatase family protein translates to MRYGIFADIHSNIEALEAVLTALESENIDKYLCVGDVIGYAANPCECIKRVKEIASVCVAGNHDWAAIGKFNLDFFNPLAKTAIVKNSLKLSEEDKKFLDSLKLTYENEDLTLVHGTLQDAASFHYLRGEFEAVWTCRLMETPVCFVGHTHIPQIFEFRNYSSISELFTSELRIEANNKYIVNVGSVGQPRDNDSRACYCVFDAEKGEISLKRSGYDIKGAQGEMLKAGMPEFLARRLTFGQ, encoded by the coding sequence ATGCGCTACGGGATTTTTGCAGATATACATTCTAATATAGAGGCCCTAGAGGCAGTATTGACTGCCCTTGAATCTGAAAATATTGATAAGTATCTGTGTGTAGGTGATGTTATTGGCTATGCTGCAAATCCTTGTGAGTGTATAAAAAGGGTTAAGGAGATAGCGTCGGTTTGTGTTGCCGGGAATCACGATTGGGCAGCAATAGGAAAATTTAATCTAGATTTTTTTAATCCCCTTGCGAAGACAGCTATTGTCAAGAATAGCCTAAAACTATCTGAAGAAGATAAAAAGTTTCTGGATAGCTTAAAACTAACTTATGAGAATGAAGATTTGACGTTGGTACACGGCACCTTGCAGGATGCGGCAAGCTTTCATTATCTTAGGGGAGAATTTGAGGCAGTGTGGACATGCAGGTTGATGGAGACGCCTGTTTGTTTTGTCGGTCACACCCATATCCCGCAAATTTTCGAGTTTAGAAATTACTCATCAATCTCTGAATTGTTTACCTCAGAGCTAAGAATAGAGGCCAATAATAAATATATAGTTAATGTAGGTAGCGTTGGTCAGCCTCGCGATAATGATTCAAGGGCCTGTTATTGCGTTTTTGATGCAGAAAAAGGTGAGATTTCATTAAAACGCAGCGGTTATGATATAAAAGGAGCGCAAGGTGAGATGCTCAAAGCAGGTATGCCTGAATTTTTGGCTAGACGACTTACCTTTGGACAATAA